In Nicotiana tabacum cultivar K326 chromosome 11, ASM71507v2, whole genome shotgun sequence, a single window of DNA contains:
- the LOC107806091 gene encoding uncharacterized protein LOC107806091, which translates to MSLSSPIIYDAISQTSISGVTNYHKEGTFSSLTDENFKQSQHSTRTFPTLTLQTSFKFAKPEMETPTSALRPVAPYLHVEATAACSQQPVSSDYYKENNELDCRFQPKVTTSNYQMSQKRTAEGSFSSLTDESFKQSQCSTRIFPPIAPLQTSFSFATPEMETPTSALRPVAPYLQAEAAASSNQQLPSNNIEEENHEISWFQPQMKKSKYHHLA; encoded by the exons ATGAGCCTTTCTTCTCCAATTATTTATGATGCAATATCCCAAACAAGTATAAGTGGTGTGACTAATTATCATAAAGAAGGGACTTTTAGTTCTTTAACTGATGAGAATTTTAAGCAATCACAACATTCAACCAGAACCTTCCCAACTCTCACTTTACAAACTTCATTCAAATTTGCCAAG CCTGAAATGGAAACTCCCACATCTGCACTACGGCCGGTAGCGCCATATCTGCATGTTGAAGCAACAGCAGCGTGTAGCCAGCAACCAGTTTCAAGTGATTATTATAAAGAGAACAATGAACTCGACTGCAGATTTCAACCTAAAGTTACAACGTCTAACTATCAAATGTCCCAAAAACGTACTGCAGAAGGAAGTTTTAGTTCCTTAACTGATGAAAGCTTTAAGCAATCACAATGTTCAACCAGGATCTTCCCACCTATCGCTCCATTACAAACTTCATTCTCATTTGCCACG CCTGAAATGGAAACTCCAACCTCAGCATTGCGGCCGGTGGCACCATATCTGCAGGCTGAAGCAGCAGCATCCTCTAACCAGCAGCTACCTTCTAATAATATTGAAGAAGAGAACCATGAAATCTCTTGGTTTCAGCCTCAAATGAAAAAGTCGAAGTATCATCATTTAGCTTGA